The DNA sequence TGCAATATCAAGTGCATCTTCGTTAATAAGGAACGGAGGTGTGTCATCCATTTCATATGTGCAGACAGTGTTTCTGTTTATCCTGTAAATAATTTCTTTTTTTGTTTTGAATTCCATCAAAGCAGTGCCATCATAAACGCCAAGTTCTGATAAAGTCGGACGCATATGTCTAAGTATTTCTGCATGATAGTTATCGCTGTAAATGCCAGCGGGGCAACGGCAAAATAGTTTCTTATTGGTATAAAGCTGTTGATGAATTTCGAGACCGGATTTGAAGCCAACGGTTTGATAATCGGCTTCTGTCATCTCTCCGAATGGTTTGAAGATAAATTCTTTCATAAGATTTTAATTGATGTAACGCAACATATAAAAAATATTCCCGGCAGAGAACAGCATTATACCGTACAGGGTGCCGGGAACACACAAGCGACATAAAATATTGGGTGGGATTAATATGATATATCGCTTATTTCAATAATTTCAGCTTCAGGATCGTGCTTTTGTAAATAGCTGATAAACTCCGGATTAAAATATTTTTGATGAGTTCTTTCATATTCCTGCAGCCAATGTTCAACCTCCTGATGTGTAAGTGAGCTCTTCACATAATTTAGCTTTTCGGTGTCATCAAAAATCCGGTAGTAGAATATTTTTTTCTTACTCATATTTTTTTTACTTATGGTTTTTTCGGATATACCCGATAATGATTCCTCTGTCAGAGTCATAATAAAACCTCATTACAAAGTTAGAAAATTTTTCCGCCTTTTTTAAGAATATCTCGTGCAATAATCCCTTTTTGTATTTCGTTTGTTCCTTCAAAAATCCTGTTGATCCTTGAATCCCTGTAATATCTTTCAATTGAAAGTTCCTGTGAGTAACCCATTCCACCGTGTATCTGAACAGCACGGTCAGCAACTTCATCAAGTGCGTCGGAACAATATAGTTTTACCATCGCTGATCTTGTTGAGATGTCTTTCTTCAAATCATAATCAGTAGCAGTACGATAGACTATTGATTCCATATTGAAAACCATTGTTGCCATCTCTGCAAGCATAAATTGAACTGCCTGGAAAAAGCTGATAGGATGATCGAATTGTTTTCTTTCTTTCGCATAATTTGTTGAAAGCTCCAACAACTCTTTTGCAACTCCCAGGCAAGCAGCACCGAGTCCGAGTCTTCCTGCATCCAGAGTTTTCATTGCAATTAAGAATCCCCTT is a window from the bacterium genome containing:
- a CDS encoding acyl-CoA dehydrogenase family protein translates to SIGSNAIYIGGSEEQKKKYLTQLATGEKIAAFCLTEAQAGSDSFHLKTKADLEGDQWVINGEKLWITNGGIAGILSLFARTEKGISAFIVETDTPGFKAGPPEKKMGIKGSTTNALSFENVRIPKENLLGVDGRGFLIAMKTLDAGRLGLGAACLGVAKELLELSTNYAKERKQFDHPISFFQAVQFMLAEMATMVFNMESIVYRTATDYDLKKDISTRSAMVKLYCSDALDEVADRAVQIHGGMGYSQELSIERYYRDSRINRIFEGTNEIQKGIIARDILKKGGKIF